From Oncorhynchus clarkii lewisi isolate Uvic-CL-2024 chromosome 26, UVic_Ocla_1.0, whole genome shotgun sequence, the proteins below share one genomic window:
- the LOC139384645 gene encoding uncharacterized protein, translated as MTGSQECQSRQNPWSVGQSFSGPPPYQFSGPPPYQFSGPPPYQFSGPPPYHFSGPPPYQFSGPTPYQFSGPPPYQFSGPPPYQFSGLPPYQFSGPPPYQFSGPPPCQFSGLSSLFSGPPPYQFSGPPPYQFSGLPPHQFSGLPPYQFSGPPPYQLSGPLPYQFSGPPPYQFSGLPPYQFSGPPPYQLSGPPPYQFSGLPPYQFSGPPPYQLSGPLPYQFSGPPPYQFSGLPPYQFSGPPPYQLSGPPPYQFSGLPPYQFSDLCSDAC; from the exons ATGACAGGATCCCAGGAGTGTCAGTCACGACAGAACCCCTGGAGTGTCGGCCAGTCG TTCTCTGGTCCCCCTccctaccagttctctggtccccctccctaccagttctctggtccccctccctaccagttctctggtcCCCCTCCCTACCACTTCTCTGGTCCCCCTccctaccagttctctggtcccactccctaccagttctctggtccccctccctaccagttctctggtccccctccctaccagttctctggtctccctccctaccagttctctggtccccctccctaccagttctctggtcCCCCTCCCTGTCAGTTCTCTGGTCTCAgttctctg TTCTCTGGTCCCCCTccctaccagttctctggtccccctccctaccagttctctggtctccctccccaccagttctctggtctccctccctaccagttctctggtcCCCCTCCCTACCAGTTATCTGGTCCCCTTCCGTACCAGTTCTCTGGTCCCCCTccctaccagttctctggtctccctccctaccagttctctggtcCCCCTCCCTACCAGTTATCTGGTCCCCCTccctaccagttctctggtctccctccctaccagttctctggtcCCCCTCCCTACCAGTTATCTGGTCCCCTTCCTTACCAGTTCTCTGGTCCCCCTccctaccagttctctggtctccctccctaccagttctctggtcCCCCTCCCTACCAGTTATCTGGTCCCCCTccctaccagttctctggtctccctccctaccagttctctg atctctgtagtgacgcctgtTGA